From the Fibrobacter sp. UWB4 genome, one window contains:
- a CDS encoding NPCBM/NEW2 domain-containing protein encodes MKKEKLGRVDVKRKSLRQSLMEWKDSLHWDKPQNVMLAVTLFVLVSAFLIFNNLSVSYARHWDIEWGYYSILLTFLLLVAGVVVNAPFIAKHFRGFMPSGKSFCGLTLLLIVFSVFIFGNIGNTHRVLSDETSWESMGLQMYFQHTGGVCNEGVWTDGVLDCKTEVNNFKGKALGFVYSLVFNFMEPNRDSALMVNYPFYILSLIAFFLALSKWFKSDKLALAATAFLGGMPIYLLQSRSASTEVLYILLLAVLMAWYAFVPTNKVTWKHFLLTVPLLGFFAQTRQETVFAFIPFALYYYRYFLEKPYRLPAFVASVIAVSWPSVNTMAAYRGYDFQGGTHAAHSLENFWFNLKTNIDVMMNLNTDSAFGGIMENPFYTTFTVILLLATVWLLFRMIYSRRYVRGFILGITFCVQIFVILLNVSGTFTIDINQRYVLVALPMFALLMALGLYDALVFTTKMQKDAAAKIVAGVACLLSVGLMVYHAPSYKANMLYYKNKLLIEEDFLNTELAKYPKNSVFIYARPWQMLASGHTSFSENTFKSWSTEQFAEWMQKSGGNIYLVRGQDGYGKVNRNSRVVGFKTTDQIDDILSNYKNERVLMEARLFGYGLAIYKIISKKGVSHYAQNFMVTEESNGMIVVNKRFPESIACDYTLNDKKQGEILVSNSADTLILDAAKIRAGLNRVVLSCYMPDEDTLVTYRDFFVDAPNVALLSKLKVSKFFQEWGEPQIDATVDHHKITIDGEPFRYGIGSHANSSIEYSLARGYDWLNVVIGLDDESACGDGAFFIVEADGREIYHSKKLYTTDKERLRLDIKGAKSINLRVTMGDNKDCDHGDWAHAWFEAEK; translated from the coding sequence ATGAAAAAAGAAAAGTTAGGAAGGGTTGATGTGAAGCGTAAGTCTTTACGTCAGTCTTTGATGGAATGGAAGGATTCTCTTCATTGGGATAAACCTCAGAATGTCATGTTGGCGGTTACGCTGTTTGTGCTCGTCTCCGCTTTCCTCATTTTTAACAATTTATCCGTGTCTTATGCGCGCCATTGGGATATCGAGTGGGGGTATTATTCGATCCTCCTCACGTTCCTCTTGCTTGTGGCGGGTGTCGTTGTCAACGCGCCATTTATCGCAAAGCATTTTCGCGGGTTTATGCCGAGTGGCAAGAGCTTCTGCGGGCTTACGCTTTTGCTCATTGTGTTTTCTGTATTCATCTTTGGAAACATCGGCAATACGCACCGCGTCCTGAGCGACGAGACGAGCTGGGAATCGATGGGCCTCCAGATGTATTTCCAGCATACGGGCGGTGTCTGTAACGAGGGCGTCTGGACGGATGGCGTTCTCGACTGCAAGACCGAGGTGAACAACTTCAAGGGCAAGGCGCTTGGCTTTGTCTACTCGCTCGTGTTCAACTTCATGGAACCGAACCGCGATTCAGCGTTGATGGTGAACTACCCGTTCTACATCTTGAGCTTGATAGCTTTCTTCCTTGCGCTTTCCAAGTGGTTCAAGAGCGATAAGCTTGCGCTTGCGGCGACGGCGTTCCTGGGCGGCATGCCGATTTACCTGTTGCAGTCGCGCTCGGCATCGACTGAAGTCCTGTATATTCTTTTGCTTGCTGTTCTCATGGCGTGGTATGCTTTTGTGCCGACGAACAAGGTCACGTGGAAGCATTTCCTTTTGACGGTCCCGCTGCTTGGATTCTTTGCGCAGACTCGCCAGGAAACCGTGTTTGCATTTATCCCGTTTGCGCTTTACTATTACCGTTACTTCCTTGAAAAGCCGTACCGCTTGCCTGCTTTTGTCGCGTCCGTGATTGCGGTAAGCTGGCCCTCGGTCAACACGATGGCCGCGTATCGCGGGTATGATTTCCAGGGCGGTACGCATGCGGCGCACTCGCTTGAAAACTTCTGGTTTAACCTGAAGACAAACATCGATGTCATGATGAACCTCAATACGGATTCCGCGTTTGGCGGCATTATGGAAAATCCGTTCTATACGACGTTTACCGTGATCTTGCTTTTGGCGACGGTCTGGCTCCTGTTCCGCATGATCTATTCCCGCCGTTACGTGCGCGGGTTCATCTTGGGCATCACGTTCTGTGTGCAGATTTTCGTGATTCTCCTGAACGTGTCGGGAACGTTTACGATTGACATCAACCAGCGTTATGTGCTTGTGGCGCTCCCGATGTTTGCGCTTTTGATGGCGCTTGGGCTTTACGATGCGCTTGTGTTTACGACGAAAATGCAAAAAGACGCTGCGGCAAAAATCGTCGCGGGTGTAGCATGCCTCCTGTCTGTAGGGTTGATGGTTTACCATGCCCCGAGCTACAAGGCGAACATGCTCTACTACAAGAACAAGCTCCTTATCGAAGAGGACTTCTTGAATACGGAACTTGCCAAGTATCCGAAGAACTCCGTGTTCATTTATGCAAGACCGTGGCAGATGCTTGCTTCGGGCCATACGTCATTTAGCGAAAATACGTTTAAGAGCTGGAGTACCGAACAGTTTGCGGAATGGATGCAGAAGTCTGGCGGAAACATTTATCTTGTTCGTGGTCAGGATGGCTACGGAAAGGTTAACCGCAATAGCCGCGTGGTCGGATTCAAGACGACCGACCAGATTGACGATATTCTCAGCAATTACAAAAATGAACGCGTATTGATGGAAGCTCGTCTGTTCGGCTATGGACTTGCAATTTACAAGATTATTTCGAAGAAGGGCGTGTCGCATTACGCACAGAACTTCATGGTGACCGAAGAATCGAACGGCATGATTGTCGTGAACAAGCGCTTTCCGGAATCAATCGCTTGCGATTACACGTTGAACGACAAGAAACAGGGTGAAATCCTCGTCTCGAACAGCGCCGATACGCTTATTCTGGATGCGGCAAAGATCCGTGCCGGCTTGAACCGCGTTGTGCTGAGCTGCTACATGCCTGACGAAGATACGCTTGTCACGTACCGCGACTTCTTTGTTGACGCTCCGAATGTGGCGCTTTTGTCAAAACTTAAAGTGAGCAAGTTCTTCCAGGAATGGGGCGAGCCGCAAATTGATGCAACGGTGGACCATCACAAGATTACGATTGACGGCGAACCGTTCCGCTATGGCATTGGTAGCCATGCAAATTCATCGATTGAGTATTCGCTTGCTCGCGGTTACGATTGGTTGAATGTTGTTATTGGCCTTGATGACGAAAGTGCTTGTGGCGATGGCGCCTTCTTTATTGTTGAAGCTGATGGTCGTGAAATTTACCATTCCAAGAAGCTTTATACGACGGACAAGGAACGCTTGAGACTTGACATCAAGGGCGCAAAGTCGATAAACCTGCGCGTCACGATGGGTGACAACAAGGACTGCGACCATGGAGACTGGGCGCATGCCTGGTTTGAGGCTGAAAAGTGA
- a CDS encoding TIGR04133 family radical SAM/SPASM protein, whose product MQLSLKKKLALEAYRLYRHNEIKAHPLTYFFWECTLRCNLHCLHCGSDCVKDAIPDMPREDFMNVLDKLAPHIDPKHFIVVITGGEPLMRPDLEECGQEIKKRGYPWGMVTNGLAMTPERYSRLLNAGLRSLTISLDGLEANHNHFRGDPHSFERALRAIDMAAHTKGLTFDVMTCVNRENLKELPKILDLLLKIGVKRWRIATVFPKGRAKDNPLFQLTNQEFRQVFDFIREVKKLNVINVNYGCEGFLGSYEKDARNYPFFCRAGVNVSSVLCDGSISACPSLRGDYIQGNIYKDDLWDVWQNRYQVMRDRSWAKIGDCKTCKYWRYCEGSSLHLRDEKTKELAYCHVHRLEAAGA is encoded by the coding sequence ATGCAACTTTCGCTTAAAAAGAAACTCGCTCTCGAAGCTTACCGTCTTTACCGCCACAACGAAATCAAGGCACACCCGCTCACGTACTTTTTCTGGGAATGCACACTCCGCTGCAACTTGCACTGTCTGCACTGCGGTAGCGACTGCGTCAAGGACGCCATCCCCGACATGCCCCGCGAAGACTTTATGAACGTACTCGACAAGCTCGCCCCGCACATCGATCCGAAGCACTTTATCGTGGTCATTACCGGCGGCGAACCCTTGATGCGCCCGGACCTCGAAGAATGCGGCCAAGAAATCAAGAAGCGCGGTTACCCCTGGGGAATGGTCACGAACGGGCTTGCGATGACTCCCGAACGATACTCGCGCCTTTTGAACGCAGGCCTCCGCTCGCTCACGATCAGCCTTGACGGCCTCGAAGCAAACCACAACCATTTCCGTGGCGACCCGCATAGCTTTGAACGCGCGCTCCGCGCTATTGACATGGCGGCCCACACGAAAGGTCTCACCTTCGACGTGATGACTTGCGTGAACCGCGAAAACCTCAAAGAACTCCCGAAGATTCTCGACCTGCTTTTGAAAATCGGCGTGAAGCGCTGGCGCATTGCGACCGTGTTCCCGAAGGGCCGCGCAAAAGACAATCCGCTGTTCCAGCTCACGAACCAGGAATTCCGCCAGGTGTTCGATTTCATCCGCGAAGTAAAGAAGCTGAACGTCATCAACGTGAATTACGGCTGCGAAGGGTTCCTCGGTAGCTACGAGAAAGACGCGCGCAACTACCCGTTCTTCTGCCGCGCCGGCGTAAACGTCTCTTCCGTGCTTTGCGACGGAAGCATCTCGGCTTGCCCGAGCTTGCGCGGCGACTACATCCAGGGGAACATCTACAAGGACGACCTCTGGGACGTGTGGCAGAACCGCTACCAAGTGATGCGCGACCGCAGCTGGGCCAAAATCGGCGACTGCAAAACGTGCAAGTACTGGCGCTACTGCGAAGGCTCCAGCCTGCACTTGAGAGATGAAAAAACGAAGGAACTCGCCTACTGCCACGTGCATCGCCTCGAAGCCGCCGGCGCGTGA
- a CDS encoding type II toxin-antitoxin system YoeB family toxin, producing MRPPVKTAKELFTKKLKRVNLLVKYIERNHFEGIGKPDALKDYENIKKIPVRLDWDFFANSREN from the coding sequence CTGCGTCCACCAGTAAAAACAGCGAAAGAACTTTTCACAAAAAAACTCAAAAGAGTTAACCTACTTGTAAAATATATCGAACGCAACCATTTCGAGGGTATCGGCAAGCCTGATGCTTTGAAAGATTACGAAAACATCAAAAAAATCCCAGTCCGGTTGGACTGGGATTTTTTTGCAAATTCTCGTGAGAATTAA
- a CDS encoding phosphoribosylaminoimidazolesuccinocarboxamide synthase has protein sequence MSLKFETPITEVPLFHQGKVRDMYDLGDSFLMVASDRLSAFDVVLPTPIPGKGKILNQLSLFWFKHLGMKNHLITADVNEYPAVLKKHADYLRGRSMIVKKANRHSVECIVRGYIVGSGWKDYQKTGKICGHVLPQGLQLCQKLEKPLYTPSTKPDVGHDENISFEQTFDIVGEKVATTLRDMSLDIYTKARDYAASKGIILADTKFEFGEIDGETILIDEVLTPDSSRYWPADKYQVGKNQESFDKQYVRDWLETLDWGKTYPGPEIPPEVVKNTLAKYEEIFVRLTGKQPEL, from the coding sequence ATGAGCTTAAAATTCGAAACCCCCATTACCGAAGTTCCGCTGTTCCACCAGGGTAAAGTACGTGACATGTACGACCTCGGCGACAGCTTCCTGATGGTCGCTAGCGACCGTCTTTCCGCTTTTGACGTGGTTCTCCCGACCCCGATTCCGGGCAAGGGCAAGATCCTGAACCAGCTTTCCCTTTTCTGGTTCAAGCACCTTGGCATGAAGAACCATCTCATCACCGCCGACGTGAACGAATATCCGGCAGTGCTCAAGAAGCATGCTGATTACCTCCGCGGCCGTTCCATGATCGTGAAGAAGGCTAACCGCCATTCTGTGGAATGCATCGTGCGCGGATACATCGTCGGTTCTGGCTGGAAGGACTACCAGAAGACCGGTAAGATCTGCGGTCACGTTCTCCCGCAGGGTCTCCAGCTCTGCCAGAAGCTCGAAAAGCCGCTCTACACGCCGAGCACCAAGCCGGACGTAGGCCACGACGAAAACATCAGCTTCGAACAGACTTTCGATATCGTTGGCGAAAAGGTTGCAACGACTCTCCGTGACATGTCCCTCGACATCTACACGAAGGCTCGCGACTACGCAGCAAGCAAGGGCATCATCCTCGCTGACACCAAGTTCGAATTCGGTGAAATCGACGGCGAAACCATCCTCATCGACGAAGTGCTTACTCCGGACTCCAGCCGTTACTGGCCGGCAGACAAGTACCAGGTTGGCAAGAACCAGGAAAGCTTCGACAAGCAGTACGTCCGCGACTGGCTCGAAACGCTCGACTGGGGCAAGACCTACCCGGGTCCGGAAATTCCGCCTGAAGTCGTGAAGAACACGCTCGCCAAGTACGAAGAAATCTTCGTGCGCCTCACCGGCAAGCAGCCCGAGCTGTAA
- a CDS encoding glycosyltransferase has translation MKVLVAPLDWGLGHATRCVPVVREFLRAGAEVELAVVKANANFFREVFPELRQRLAPSYNIVYPKHGYNMALWLLKNSMHLNAVMRYEHHFAEEMVERHGYDVLFSDNRFAFYSKKALSIYMTHQRRIAFPRAFAAFERIGVMWHANIMRKFDEVWVPDLEIYPGYAGSLSHSGATPGDKPMRYVGVLSRFSEWNAKAGENASNLAGSAPSSVENAENAPNLERDVDLMSVSEFMAHSASVEWNVASEPSEKRTLGMRSSVMRSAYKVVAVVSGVEPARTQFELQLREALLKIPGHHMMILGKPSAEQKTWTEGNIEFHTHLATDDFAEAVKRADFVVSRGGYSTVMDMAELGAKCIFVPTPGQFEQIVLARDLSKAGYAVEIPADELSAETLANAFEKSVKMPKVEEQNLLHDAVYDVVRKIKERSI, from the coding sequence GTGAAAGTCCTTGTAGCGCCGCTTGATTGGGGACTTGGGCATGCGACTCGCTGTGTGCCCGTAGTCCGCGAGTTCTTGCGGGCGGGTGCCGAGGTCGAACTTGCCGTAGTCAAGGCGAATGCAAATTTTTTCCGTGAAGTTTTCCCGGAACTGCGGCAGCGCTTGGCGCCGAGCTACAACATTGTCTATCCGAAGCACGGCTACAATATGGCGCTCTGGCTTTTAAAGAACAGCATGCACCTGAATGCCGTGATGCGTTACGAACACCACTTTGCCGAAGAAATGGTGGAACGCCACGGTTACGATGTGCTGTTTTCGGACAACCGTTTTGCGTTTTATTCCAAGAAGGCTCTTAGCATTTACATGACGCACCAGCGGCGCATTGCGTTCCCGCGGGCGTTTGCTGCATTTGAACGCATTGGCGTGATGTGGCATGCGAACATCATGCGCAAGTTCGATGAAGTCTGGGTGCCGGATTTGGAAATTTATCCGGGCTATGCGGGGTCGCTTTCGCATTCGGGGGCGACACCTGGCGATAAGCCGATGCGTTATGTCGGAGTGCTTTCGAGATTTTCAGAGTGGAATGCGAAGGCTGGCGAGAATGCTTCGAATTTAGCGGGAAGTGCGCCGAGTTCTGTTGAAAATGCTGAAAATGCGCCGAATCTCGAACGGGACGTGGACTTGATGAGCGTGTCGGAATTCATGGCGCACTCGGCGAGCGTGGAATGGAATGTCGCTTCCGAGCCTTCCGAAAAGCGAACTCTTGGAATGCGCTCTTCCGTGATGCGCTCGGCCTACAAGGTCGTTGCGGTCGTATCGGGGGTGGAACCTGCACGTACGCAGTTTGAACTCCAGTTGCGCGAAGCGCTTTTGAAAATCCCGGGGCATCACATGATGATTCTCGGGAAACCTTCAGCAGAGCAAAAAACGTGGACCGAAGGGAATATCGAGTTCCATACGCACTTGGCGACGGATGATTTTGCGGAAGCCGTGAAGCGGGCCGATTTTGTGGTGAGCCGTGGCGGCTACAGCACGGTGATGGACATGGCGGAACTTGGTGCAAAATGTATCTTTGTACCGACGCCAGGGCAGTTTGAGCAGATTGTGCTGGCTCGCGATCTGTCAAAGGCCGGCTACGCGGTTGAAATCCCGGCAGATGAACTTTCTGCCGAAACGCTCGCAAACGCTTTTGAAAAGTCCGTGAAAATGCCGAAGGTCGAAGAGCAGAACTTGCTTCATGACGCGGTTTATGATGTTGTTCGAAAAATAAAAGAGAGGTCAATATGA
- a CDS encoding tyrosine-protein phosphatase, translating to MANVLKFESIDNARQLGGIPAGGSHVKHNLLFRSSNLSKATEHDLHRLRDDFGVHLVIDLRSDFEYMQKPDKLLDGMESVLIPVLDDSMHGDAFNKDQVVPATGVDFMEFLFGIARHPIAGLLKDKLYNYFVDSDYAGAQYAKVFETVLAQKGAPVLWHCTSGKDRCGFCSALMLAALGAADNAILDDYAESENSYRKPLEAMTAKGRQSGMTETQLDILHFLVSVKREYLEIPLKRINAEYGSLLNFITQRMHVPTATIDALREYYLE from the coding sequence ATGGCGAATGTTTTAAAGTTCGAGTCGATTGACAATGCACGACAGCTCGGCGGGATTCCGGCCGGCGGCTCTCATGTCAAGCACAATTTGCTTTTCCGCAGTAGCAACTTGTCCAAGGCGACGGAGCATGATTTGCACCGACTGCGCGATGATTTTGGCGTACATCTGGTGATTGATTTGCGCTCCGACTTTGAATACATGCAAAAGCCGGACAAACTTCTCGATGGAATGGAATCTGTGTTGATTCCTGTCCTGGATGATTCCATGCACGGTGATGCGTTTAACAAGGACCAGGTGGTGCCTGCGACGGGCGTGGACTTTATGGAATTTCTTTTTGGTATTGCCCGCCATCCGATTGCTGGACTGTTAAAGGATAAACTCTATAATTACTTTGTCGATAGCGATTATGCGGGCGCTCAGTATGCGAAAGTCTTTGAAACTGTTCTTGCGCAAAAGGGGGCGCCTGTGCTGTGGCACTGTACTTCGGGCAAGGACCGCTGTGGTTTTTGCTCGGCTTTGATGCTTGCTGCTCTCGGTGCCGCTGACAACGCCATTCTAGATGATTATGCGGAATCCGAAAACTCGTACCGCAAGCCGCTCGAAGCGATGACTGCCAAGGGCCGCCAATCGGGAATGACGGAGACGCAGCTCGACATTCTGCATTTCTTGGTGAGCGTCAAACGCGAGTATCTTGAAATTCCGCTCAAGCGCATCAATGCGGAATATGGCTCGCTTTTGAACTTTATCACGCAGCGGATGCACGTGCCCACCGCGACCATTGACGCACTCCGGGAATATTATTTGGAGTAA